gtgattAAGGAAGGtgcaagggaatggaagaaagaataggagcagaggaagaaatgagggaatggatcaagaaaagaaaaaatatatcaagaTGTAttatgcaagaaaaaaaatgggctcaaagaaatggaaatgaggaagaataaatggaaaggaggaaggagcgagggaaaaaatataagtaGATGAGATGAAGAGATAATGGAAATAATGAGAGGTTGAGGGGATtaaggaaatggggaaaatgcAATTACGAAGATAGGAATAAAAGAAtccagagagggaaaaaagtagcatgaagatggaaatggaggaagaacaaaagcTAAGAAAAGGAATGGGGGAGTTGGTGAAAAATAAGGAAGTATacggaagaagagatgaaggaagaagggataaagggaaaataagaatagagtgagaagaggtgaagaaaggaaggaaggtgaatggAATGGCggagatataaagaaagagaatgaaaaatgagctAATAATTATGGAGACGCAAAAAAcgagatgagaaaaaaggaaatattaaaaaaaatgttatctacACAAAAGAACGAAATTTAAGAGATAAgataagaggaaatgagaaatagGTACAGAAATTTATagataaggaaaaatagaagaaaactagTGTTGAAAATAATACCAGTTTATATTatgtgaaataaataataaaagaaggaatggagataaaaaggaaaccaAATGTAGGAATGAACGAAGAAAAAGGACTGAGAGTacggataaaaagaaaggaaggtagaatgcAAAGAAGAAACCAAAGAAGGGATACCATAGAAAAAATATAGGAACGAAAAAATAACAAATTAAGGAGtaaggaaataagtaaaaagatgaaaagaggtgaaaaagataaaatagtagAATAAAATAGACGAAACAAACGATTAAGAGAAGGCAGGGATAAAAacaaaagggggagggaggaaggaaggaattaagagagaaaatTGCGAAAATGTATACTGACAGACTTTGAGGAAACATCTATTACAATAAATTTCTATGAGGGAACAAACTTCACTAAataaatattactactactaatatcaataataacaattcaaaacataaaaataaaggaTACAtaaacaacaatatatatatatatatatatatatatatatatatatatatatatatatatatatatatatatatatatatatatatatatgataataataattaaaataataaaagcCAATCTATATGTAAGTTGGATTATCATAATTTTCACcttcattaattctctctctttctctctctctctctctctctctctctctttggccccgtctttattttacttttgcctttagagagagagagagagagagagagagagagagactggggccttccatttcctcccttacgGTGttatgcttcctctctctctctctctctcgtcaatctTCTTTCGGTTCCTTCTGCTTCAtcgatttttctttatcttctttctttcttctttttctttactcataTTCTTATCTTTTAATTGATCTTGttcaatatcctctctctctctctctctctctctctctcagctccttTAAGTCTctttgaatttcctttcctaccctgagagagagagagagagagagagagagagagagagagagagagagagagagagagaggcaggttaACTTTAAAGGCCAAGGCTCCGCATTTggtagggcagagagagagagagagagagagagagagagagagagagagagagaaatggaatgaCTTGCTTACATGTCTCTTATCTTTCGCGTTATCACTTTAtcgttcacctctctctctctctctctctttctctctctctatctgatgTGTTGTATTAAAGCTCCGAATACGGTTATGTATATATTCCTTccgtttattattttcctcttcctcttccttctttattcctcctctttctccttcccccttgaTTCTATTCCtgccttcttcatattcttccttcctccttttcttttcatatcttacTATTTCCTCTGGCAAggtttcttttctcctattcttcgacgaactatttatattctttgttcaccttttacttctttctctccttccactttcttcctttctcctcctatacCCAGCACTGTCTTTGCTCATATCctctggtgcacacacacacacacacacacagaaggccaGTGTGTCCTGCTCGACCccgttacgtctctctctctctctctctctctctctctctctctctctctctctctctctctctctctctctctctcgtacacccactcctcttcttccctatttcctCCCCATTATCCattagttctcctcctcttcctcatcccttaccctcttcttcctccttcgcacaCCTGTTAATAGACTCACAGGTGCTCTtctaactcgtgtgtgtgtgtgtgtgtgtgtgtgtgtgtgtgtgtgtgtgagagagtgtgtgtgtgtgtgtgtgtgtgttggagttgGGTGTGCTGAAGTTATtattggaatgagagagagagagagagagagagagagagagagagagagagagagagagagagagagagataacgacaTACTTCCTGCATCTGGAGCCGATATAattggctgctctctctctctctgtcctttctctAATTTTGGATGATGACAGGAACATTTTTACTTCCTTttgagtcgagagagagagagagagagagagagagagagagagagagagagagagagagagagagagagaggaaatataaaggGCGAAATGGGCTGGAAATACATGGACCGAGGAacgtaaagaagggaaaggaagagaaagaaagaacgaaagaaataaaaaaaaatgataaatgaacagTAAATTCAAGGACCGAAGAAAAAGTCAAGGGCgaaatgaacgaaggaaagagaaaaaatacgataaatgaaagaaaataggaaacaaagagcaaaagaaaaaaaaatctattcttTTCACATAGAACatccagaaaacaacaacaacaaaaaataaaggacaaaattaagagaataaaaataaaataaaaacaaggagaccaaaggaagaaagagaaacctGAAATGTGTGAGGGACGTGAAAGGAAAGATGACacagagagacaaaggaaggctaAATAGctgcccccgagagagagagagagagagagagagagagagagagagagagagagtaatgaatgaAGGCCGCaaacaaagagaataaagggGGAGGATAATATTcttctgcagagagagagagagagagagagagagagagagagagagagagagagagagagagagagaaacacaccctCGAGTCTCATGAGCGTCTCCTTCATTCACAAAGACAAACCAAAAGACTTTTAATTTTATTAGGTTTTGAGGCATTAACGGACACCAAATTCCTTCTGCCCCGTTCacaaataatagtaaggtcagaggttaagcaaTCAGTTACATCCAGCCTTGAGTTGTTGAGTTGGTTTCTTGTTGAACGATGTGGAGTAATTGGCATAAGAGTGGACTGAAGAGTTTGGTTTAAGAAGACCATTAATCAACAAtaaaaagagtgggtgatagagcAGAGTCCTGTGGAACGCCGCTGTTTATAGGCTTAGGAATCATTCTCTCTCTTGTGacctatcttcattatttcatctatGTCACTAGTAAGCTCTAAAACATTCTTCTTTCTATAAGCTGAATATCAGTAATACTTAAGAACTAAATTGATATTCTTTTTGACTTCTTGTATGAATGAGCAGCATCGTTACGGGCCTACTTTTCCCTCTTGTTTCTTTGattatggaaaaaagaaaagcaaataaaaaaatctgAACCTAAGaatcctttatttctctcatgcAGCAAAGTAAAAACTTAAAATGATACTAATGACATCTTTCACTTTGCTTTCCTTATATCTCCTTTGATGTAATTGTGTAACAACATTCATTAttacttttcacacacacacacaaaaaaaaaaaaaggtacaaacAGGCGCGTCCTGGACCCCTGGACGCGTGCAGCCTAACAGTCTAGAGTCTAGACTCTAGAAGAAAGTTTAAATGGTCTTGGGCGGCGGTGACAATGTATTCACTTGAACTAACAATGCCACCCGGAGTGCAGTTTTTAAAAATATAATTCAATTATATAAGCAAGCGAGACAAATGTCACGATGACGGAGCCTGAACAGAAAGAAACGCATTACTATATGTTACTTATATATTATAGTTAATCATGAAAGTACAAATCAATATGAAATATTAAACTCAATTTACAAGTACAAAATACAAACTTAATACAATGCATATGTTAACTAAGCCATGATGATCTTTTGTTGGTCTGTCTGGGAGTTCCTATGAAACGAGAAAGCAGAGGGAAGCTGTGCAGGTTGATTCAAGATTTTTTTACagaagagagtgggtgggtgggggggtgggggtggggggggggaatggggggtTGCAAAGACGGCGTGGGGGTAAAATAAATTGTAGCGTAGGGGAAGAATGCGGCTACGGCAGCACGTGTTACGTCACACTGCCCATGGTGGTACTTTTTACAATTACCTCTTAATCCGTGCAtttaaaggggaagggggggggggggggggggcaggcaaGTCTCATTTTAGACAATAAACAACTGATGACCTGTCAACATCACTTTTCAACCTAGATACTGTCCTTGCATATCCTAGCAAGTATTAGGTATGTAGTACATTGAGGTTTTAAGCCGACTCTCATGTGATGAGTCAGCCAGTGCCGGGTGTGTCACTCTGACTGGTCTCTGAAAACGCTCACCTGACAATGGAGTTGGATGTCAGTGCATAGCCGGCGGAGGGCCATgccgcaagatggcgccactataaacactcgcctgcgccagaacgggctgggccgaccatcaggccccacctggaagaagccttgggccgaccatcaggccccaccgggaagatgcctaccggcgcaataggcaacgacgtaaaaaaaaaaaaaaataaataaataaataaataaataaataaataaataaaaggaacatctactcggaaaaaaaataaaaaaataaaactatctTTATTGTATCTATATAACTAGAACAATGACTTTGGGATTATGACCTGCCTTATTGTCATCATTGATCATTATAACACGTCATTACTAGTCCAATGCAGGAGAAGTCATTCCCAATGTTCTCCATATCAAATTGTCTGATGAAGGTATTCTCCATTTTGGTCCGACTTAATCACCATCAACATCTTCAGCTATTACATGTTTACTACACTCCGACTTAAACAAGTCTCCAACTATCAAAGTGTTCTGAATTGCTTGTGATGTGCCAACCTCATCATTCATCGTTGTGGGAGAATTTTGCCAGTTTGTCTGTGGAGACAAGTAATGCCGATGTTCCTGATAACGATTTCTGTCATATGCTCCCATCTCCAAATCAAAAAGAATGTTCTCAATTTTATGCTGAGCAATAACTGTGTCATAATGTGATCTGCCACATTTGCGTAGTCTGTTCGCCACATGTTCACCGAACACACTATGTTCATCTCGCTCGGCCGCCTGTGCTGCGAAGGTTTTCATGATGTAAGATTCAACGAAAACTTTATCTTCATCAGCCTTCCTCTTTGTTGCTCCACTGAACACACTTTTCTGTGAATGACCGTCATCACGATGCATGTCTTCATTTGGAGAACATGTGCCATGTCTGGGTACCTCTTCcaaatcttccttttcctcttccccagcAATCGATGACGCATTACGATcctggaaaaaataaattaataacaaaacaacacacacacacacacacacacacacacacacacacacacacacacacacacacacacacacacacaggcctttgTGACCAAGCACAAGGACATCATGCCTGATCTACTGGCAATGCATGCCCTGACCGGGTGTGATACTGTGGCACCGTACCATGGAATAGACAAGGTGACTGCTCTTTGTGTGCTCCGTTCAGGCAAATATCCCCTCTCAGCCATTGAAAATATCAGGAGTACTGAGCATGAAATCCTCCAGCAAGCAAATGCCTTCATCAAGGCGTGCTATGGTCAGTCCCAATGCCAGGATATGACAGAAGCCCGCTACAAAACATGGGTCAAGAAACTGGCCAAGAACAGCAATGAGCCACCAAAGTTGAAGGAACTTCCCCCGACTGATGAGGCATTCCAACCAAATGCCTTGAGAGGACACCTGGAGGCTGTAGATTGGAATCCTGCTAAGGGTGCTCACCCTGCCAAGTTAGACCCACAAAAGTATGGATGGTTGAAGGACGATTCACTGCCATACTTAGTCCCACATATGACCCCAGATGGTGTTTCCCTCGCACCTGACAGTCTGTTGAGGTCTCTTTGCTGTATTACATGCTCTAGCGAGAGACCATGTAAGACAAATCATTGTGGTTGCATGAGTCATGGCATGGCTTGCACGCCGTTCTGTGCATGTGATGGAGGAAGCAGTTGCTGTAATAAGAACAGGAGTGTAAATGAGGAAAATGGGGATAAAAAACAAGACGACTGTGATGGAAGTGACTGAGAGTTTGATGTTATAGAATAGTTGTAACACATTATTTAAAGATTTTCTTGAATGATTCGAAAAGGGTGTTTTGTGATCATGTAGACTACCAGACCAAGGCATTAAAAGTGTACTGTATTAACATATACTAATGATGACCCAGATAGCATAGTTTGACACATGTTCATATTGTTAGTACAATATTACACTAGGTTTTTACTATGGCTGTATGTCCAGTATCATTTGATCTCATAGCATGATGGCTTGCCATACCTAAGCAGCATATCGGGAACTAATATGTGTGCTAAAGTGTCTATATTTATTCCTAGAATCTAATGACTGAAGTCTGAATGTGTCTACAGTAGTGTAGTGGGGGCTGTAACATCCTAAATCGCAAATTTTCTCAATTGGTAAAGGCTGGTTTACACGGACGACAGTTTTGCCACGATATGCCACGACAAACTGTCGTGCCACCTCGTGTCCGTGTAAATACAACTGTCGTGGCAGCCCGTGGACTCCTCGTGACTTTGTTGTGCCACCCCGCGGCCTTGTCGCGACAACCCGAAAAATTTTGAACATGCTCAATATTTGGTCACGACAGTGCCACGAGAAAAATGTTAAATCTGTCGTGCCCATTCTGTCGTGCCACCTCGTAGCCCCTTCACGACAAGGGCACGACACCTCGTGGCGCCCCGTGGCCCGTCGTGGCAGAAGATGAACTGTCGTGGCAGCCACGACGTCGTGCCCTGTCGTCCGTAGAAATCCAAGGGGTGCCGAGGAGGGCACGACAGGCAAAATGGCCTGCAGCGACAGTGGCACGGGCTTGACGCGACAGAAAAATTTTATTGAATTTTATTGCCACGAGGTGTCACGAGCGGCGCGCGACGAGATGTGGAGGGCACGACAGTCTCAGAGGCGGAATGAGTTGTGGGCGGCGTAGGCGGGGAAAAATACTcgacgctgattggctgagaCGCTGTAGCACCTTGATCCGCGACCCCCCTATAAAAGCAAGGCAGGTACAGCCTGTATTTCCATTCCCTGCTGGCCCGCCGTTCACAACACATCATCAAGATGGTCAACCCCAAGCAACCCCAGCCCACCAAGATCGTCCAGGACGACTCACCTGACGAGCCTGACCCTGAACGTAGCCAGACACCGGAAATTATGTCGCAGGAGATAGAAGAGATCCAAAGCCAGGATCTCTTCACCGATACACCACCTGCGCCGCCGGCCAAGAAAAAGAGATCCCGCACATCGAAGAAGGACATCCCGGAGTACTCCTTCACCCCTGCCCAAGTGTTGGAAGTGGCTGACTTTGTGGCTACAAACCCCGAGCTGTACGACAAGACCCACGCCAGGTGGATGGACCCGAACCACAAGACTAACCTGTGGAAGGAGATTGCGGCGAAGTTCGAGGGGGCTACGCACCAGCAGGTCAAGAAACTATTTGACAATCGTCGGACGGAGTACGGCAGgattgagaagaaggagaacaagagtggTGCTCCTCGACGCAAGCGGACCAAGAGGGAGGAGACCATCATGGAGACGTGGGGCTTCCTCAAGGGGCACATTGCCCACGAGCAGACGACCCCTTCGGACACCTTCTCCCAAGCCACTGCAGCGTCTCCCGATCTTCTCAGTGATGCTTACTCTGACCTGTCAGCTCAGTCCATCGCCCGCCGTCGAGCCCTTCATTCTGCCACTCCTACAACACCTGTTCGGGGCCAAATTCAACGCCTGGTAGACCACGCAGCTCAGCAACTGGAGAAGCAGATGACACCGCGAGAGAGGGAGGTCGACGCATTTCTCAACATGCTCCGGTACAAGCTGGCCCACCTCGAGGATGACGACTGCGAGGAGCTGCAGGCCAACATGATGGTGTACGCCAACGAGTGCAGCAAGCGGCGTCCTCTTCAGCATCGCCAGGCCATGCACAGGAGAATGCGAAGGGCGATGGATTCATCTGTTTCCCACATGCACGAGCCTCAAGCACCACCTCCAAGTTCTAGCCAGCCTTCTACTCCAGCGGCCACCCAGATTGTTCAACGACATTTGTCGTGGCATGTCGTGGCAAAACTGTCGTCCGTGTAAACCGGCCTTAAACAATAAAACTTTATTTTTAGTTGCAAATGGCTTGCCATAGACAAATAAAATTGTTATTTTCAAATTCCTTGACCTTAAAAACCCCTTCCTAGACTTTATTCATGTTTCTATGTTGATTAGAACAAGAAATATCCACATTTCTAGTTTCTGGGGGGTCGGTGGTGGCCATCTTGAATTTCTCAATACGCTCAAGGGTGGCAACAACACATCCGCCTGGAATTCATCATAGGGACCTCATTGGTCTCTGGGTAAATTACCTGGGGGCAATTTTTGCGGGGTGACAGGTAATTACCTGAAAAGAAAAATGTATTAAATTTGAATTATTGTTAAGCATTGCATTAGGATTAATGTTTCTTAAGCCTTAGTATTTTGGTATGtagtaaacaaacaaaaccaaacaataataataaaaccaaatAACAATATAAATTAAAAACTAATATAcagatatagaaaagaaaaatataagtatATGTGTGGTAaagtaaagacacacacacaagtcagCCCCCTGACGACTCATACGAGTAACCGACTCGACCACCATCCAGTACGCGTCACCTCTGCCCGAGTCTGCCCCAGCGTTTCTTCAGCCAGTCAGCCGAGGTGGACATGAGCTGGGACATGTGTGTACTGCGCCCTGTACtgccctgttttatttttttatagttactACCCACAGTTTGTGTGATGATGCAGCCTTGGCTTgaaaaatcgaatcaaaataaaaccAATTTTGGATTTTTTTCACAGCCGACCTCGACTCCGACTCTGCCAACTCAATTTGTTGTTGTGTTCATTCTCAACAACTCATCAATGCGAGAAGGGGTTCTCAACTGTGCTGGggggatgaaacaaaaaaaaacaaaacgctTGAATGACAAACGATGATGCCAGGCTGAGGCCAGGCTGGCACTCAAAGAAGAAGCCTCAACTAGCTCAAATAGCTCATCCAACCATCTCACTGATTCACTGATGCTCTTGTAAGTCATCATTAGAGAGCAAATGTAAAAtgtacaataaataaaaaaaaaattctctctgtGTTTTTagtttatattatatataatgttgacaacattttttgtgaaaaaaAACATGGCTAATGGGCAATGCAAATTGGGGTAACAAGctgaaaaaggttgggaaccactgccatAGATGAATAATCAAGAGAGAAAAAACTTTTACAGGGATTTCCCGGTTAGGACAAAAATCCTTTCCTGACCGCCAGACTATtaggtatacatatttttattacgGCGTTATATTGGGTTCGCTTCTAGCTGTGGCTATTATTATGAGTGGttcggccttttttttttattatctcctcAACAGGTTGAaataatttgtatgaataaactgCATTGCAACATGCTGGACTTCTGTACCCTGGACTGGTGAAACAAACTCACAATAGGCGAGCTAGGAAAGAAACTTTAAGTTCGGGGAGATGTATCAAGAGTATTTCAACACTTGAGATAAAGGgcggtattgtcaaacgcttcgtcgcccaagttcacatatttgacaaggccttcgtaggagttttgggcatttccaggattagttttatgaccctggtggtagtttgacccttcctctgtaccataaacctaaagaaacactcattagaacccgactgaccccctctttgacctttagaaatagctgatgtgagaatccaaagtgtcttataataccgaccaaagTGTCATGGCAAGAAAAGTAGTGTCTACTCATACCCGCATCACAGCATTCAGATCATGACCACAACCCTACTCCCACGTATACTAAGGTTAAGCAGTTTTTACAGTAAATTAGCCATGGTAAGCAACTATTATTAAAGCACACAATATAAACAGCAAATGATGTCCCCCgtcccaacaacagacaatgccATAATCAACACCTGCCTCTTTACGGTATAAAATCTATATTTTTTATAACTGTAAATCTTGTAATAAGATGCAATGATGTACTGAACACGTACTTCAAAATAATATGCAGAATATATATAATTGCATAAAAGACTTTGTtagtaaaaaaacaagaaactacTTACTCCATATGCATCttaaatagctttttttttttagattttcagTATCGAGCATATCCTAATGTATCGAAACCTATTATGATCTTATATTAGAATAAAGAATAACTTGATGTCTGTTAtgattaatgaaaataaagaaacttgGGTTTCTCTAACCTGTTCAATGGCCGATACAGATGTCCTCGGAATTTCTTGTTCTTTCAGGAACAAGAGCAAATTATAGTACCACAAACTTGGTGTGTATACATCATCGGTGCCAGAACCTGTGAAACGTGATATTGTTTTCTGTAAGCAAACAACATAAGCTAATCCAATAGTATTATCACAAATGATaatggaaaaaatggaaacaTAGATGAGCTTTGAGGTATTCTTTTTAATTGTGCAAATCATATAACAGCTTTATAAAACTTGGGTTAACACAAAATGAAAATAGTGAAACCGCACGGACACTACCTGATTTCATGGATGACAAAACCTTCTTGCATTCTTTCCTAAAAGAGCTCCTCAAGTTGTTAATTTTCTTGGTCACAGTATCTCGGGTAGCTCTaccatctttttcttttaatttttcaacAAGCAAGTCATATGCtgcatttttcttcactttatcTGAATACTCTTTAGATTTGACTTTCCAAAGGGACGAATTCTCCCTATATATGTCAATAAATTCAGTCCAGAATCGCCGCTCTTCTTTATTTACGCTTACTGTGGTTGCCATGTTGATGGCACGTCGCTCAGCACTGGACCGAGCTCTGGCCTCTTGAGTCTTGTGCTCATCCACGCTCAAACTAGCCTGAACCGGCCGTTGCCAACTTCAAGGCCCGTTGGCTGGACGGAACCCGTCTGTCAGCGCCAGGTTGGTGAGGCGGCCTCTCCGGCGCACTGCACAGGCGGCCTCAACGGCTCATACACGCTCACTAGTGTTGCCGCGCACCGAGAGGTGGGACAGGTGGACTGGGGAGGCCTCGCAGCCTGCCTTCCCGCCACAAGTTGCCAcctcgcatatatatatatatatatatatatatatatatatatatatatatatatacatatatatatatatatatatatatatatatatatatatatatatatatatatatatatatatatatatatatatatatatatatatatataggcggtggccgaagtgatagcgtactgacccacattcgccgcgtgatggacgacgggttcgaatcctcacgctaccactcggatttttcggtcaccgccgagtggcttaaaactacccacatgctgtcctgaagaccacccatcaacccggactctagaggaagccgtccaagcgaatcaagtacgagttccggggggcagcatgagccaatgcaagatggcgccactataaaaaaaaacactcgcctgcgccagaacgggctgggccgaccatcaggccccacctggaagaagccttgggccgaccatcaggccccaccgtgaAGATGCCTACCATGcaacaggcaacaacgtaaaaaaaaaatatatatatatatatatatatatatatatatatatatatatatatatatatatatatatatatatatatatatatatatatatatatatatatatatatatatatatatatatatatatatatatatatatatatatatatatatatatatatatatatatatatatatatatatatatatatatatatatatatatatatatatatatatatatatatatatatatatatatatatatcggtatcttcgttacttttttaACCAAACTAGccataatcgctacttttttcctctcagaaaaaaaaaaaccgtctcctccctactgcgcatacgtggcccgggcgcccggtgttgtatgaacaaaaaaaaaaaattcggggtatgaaatacCTTCGGtaaagagatttcatacttaaatcataaacattaaaacactaggttattttttatgttcgaCTCAAAAATCACCATAGCAAAGAGAAAAATTAtgtaactttgccccaaaaatgatcaTTCACTGtctgaaatttgtgatcccgttgtaaagagcgcaaacagagaccagcggcttgaGTTAACACGTGGCGGAGAGGCGCGAGGCCTCACAGCTGCGTCTCGAGTGACGGAATGAGTGCCAGTATTCcagttcccagtgcttcagtgcttctttactgaagtgtcTGGTAAGGTGTTAAGTGTTAAAGTGATAAGTAGGAAAAACTGAATAagcagtgatgggccagttcacgagagaccagtgtttgtaaacaaaagcgccagcttttgacggtggggatgccaaataacacaacaccggttcaggcgtttctagtattaccgtccatatgtaggctacgtgtcaacgtgtggttttcaggttttgtaatctttctaaaatacagatagtGAAAATTTTCAattcatttatgttttttatttgatatatcaatatagtatcgttttcgcctatcgaacttatcgctagctagtatcggaattgtggatttatatcgggtatcggttatcgcctatatttgggtctccagttaacgaatatcggttatcaccgataaggttttccattatcagttatcgggtatcaggaataaggttttctgttatcgcgCCCAGCTATGggccttccccctcaccccttcttttATTCTTGGCCCCACGGCCCTgtcttcatcattctcttctgGCCTGGGCGtccactctgtgtgtgtgtgtgtgtgtgtgtgtgtgtgtgtgtgtgtgtgtgcaggctagTCATCGTCACGAGATCAGTAACCTTTAGCTCGAATGCCATGGAGTCTCAAATGATTTCATAGTGACtgatgcctcctccttctcctcctcctcctcctcctcctcctcctcctactactactactgctactactactactacttctcctcttccttcttctcctctcctcctcctcctcatcttccttcttctcctctcctcttccccctctatcCCC
Above is a window of Eriocheir sinensis breed Jianghai 21 chromosome 8, ASM2467909v1, whole genome shotgun sequence DNA encoding:
- the LOC126995585 gene encoding uncharacterized protein LOC126995585 → MATTVSVNKEERRFWTEFIDIYRENSSLWKVKSKEYSDKVKKNAAYDLLVEKLKEKDGRATRDTVTKKINNLRSSFRKECKKVLSSMKSGSGTDDVYTPSLWYYNLLLFLKEQEIPRTSVSAIEQDRNASSIAGEEEKEDLEEVPRHGTCSPNEDMHRDDGHSQKSVFSGATKRKADEDKVFVESYIMKTFAAQAAERDEHSVFGEHVANRLRKCGRSHYDTVIAQHKIENILFDLEMGAYDRNRYQEHRHYLSPQTNWQNSPTTMNDEVGTSQAIQNTLIVGDLFKSECSKHVIAEDVDGD